The following is a genomic window from Spirosoma foliorum.
TTGCTGCTGATGACCTAAGTTATGGGCACTCGAACGGTAAAATCGAAGCTAAAACTGCATTTGTCGAAGCGTTTACAAGTGGTACATCCGATTTCGTAAGTATCGAACTTACCGATCAAACAGTAACGGTAGTCGATAACACGGCTCTTGTGCGCCATAAATTGATGGGCGAAACGCTCGATGGTGGTAAACCAGGACAGGCAAAATTGAGCGTGCTCCAGGTGTGGATTAAGCAGAAAGGAACCTGGAAATTGTTGG
Proteins encoded in this region:
- a CDS encoding nuclear transport factor 2 family protein produces the protein MKSVAFTLLLFSSLLTVATNSFAQSKDQAAVAQAVEALRLQMISPDKAKLEALAADDLSYGHSNGKIEAKTAFVEAFTSGTSDFVSIELTDQTVTVVDNTALVRHKLMGETLDGGKPGQAKLSVLQVWIKQKGTWKLLARQAVKI